In one Staphylococcus lutrae genomic region, the following are encoded:
- the bcp gene encoding thioredoxin-dependent thiol peroxidase: MLKKGDVFPEFKLQNQNGSEITKASLKGKKAILYFYPRDNTPTCTTEACDFRDHISYFNELNVQVYGISADSMRKHQNFIEKHQLNFDLLVDEDYELSKAVGVYQLKKSFGKESMGIVRTTFVIDEEGQIIEVIEKVKVKEQMAQLKEILKG, encoded by the coding sequence ATGCTGAAAAAAGGAGACGTCTTTCCAGAATTTAAACTACAAAATCAAAACGGTAGTGAAATTACGAAAGCTTCATTAAAAGGGAAGAAAGCAATTCTTTATTTTTACCCACGTGACAACACGCCGACTTGTACGACTGAAGCGTGTGATTTTAGAGATCACATCAGTTATTTCAATGAACTTAATGTACAAGTTTACGGTATAAGTGCGGATTCTATGCGTAAACATCAAAACTTTATCGAGAAACATCAGCTTAATTTTGATTTACTTGTTGATGAGGATTACGAACTTTCTAAAGCAGTAGGGGTGTATCAACTTAAGAAAAGTTTTGGCAAAGAATCAATGGGGATTGTGCGTACAACTTTTGTCATAGATGAAGAGGGGCAAATTATCGAAGTGATTGAAAAAGTAAAAGTGAAGGAGCAAATGGCACAACTAAAAGAAATTTTGAAAGGATGA
- a CDS encoding FUSC family protein, with translation MKLGARILKTGIAIVLAVSIASLLPNDAGTVTVAGIAAVVAMQPSVYRTFKTIVDQFQGNIIGALLAVSMVTVFGNNVLIMGATVILLIALLFRMKIAHVATLATVTALVIMGQHNGSFYASAFYRFSLVMIGVISSFIVNLTFLPPKFETKIYYNSLNISTDIFKWFNLVLNDATEFNYVKQDLENLRQRIVKLEQFLEFYKEERVFTKKQIFAQTRKKILFKEIVLATRDAYDVLRRMNRYQNDLVHLNQTLRFQIKLEIDELTQFHEQILISITKKAKFDVTHDQHFVPHPLKKDIITAFREEVVNDSHPDGFSYANIMHIISALEEYRYNLEHLDRLRVSYFKYHANDPEIDIVEEDFDL, from the coding sequence TTGAAACTGGGAGCTAGAATTTTGAAAACAGGTATTGCCATAGTCCTTGCGGTTTCTATTGCCTCACTATTACCTAATGATGCTGGTACAGTGACTGTCGCCGGTATTGCGGCAGTCGTGGCCATGCAACCAAGTGTTTATCGTACATTCAAAACCATTGTTGATCAATTCCAAGGCAATATCATAGGCGCCCTCCTTGCAGTATCGATGGTGACTGTTTTTGGCAATAACGTCCTGATCATGGGCGCCACTGTGATTTTATTAATTGCACTGCTTTTTAGAATGAAAATCGCACACGTGGCAACGTTAGCGACTGTGACAGCCTTGGTCATTATGGGTCAACATAATGGTTCATTTTATGCGTCAGCTTTCTATCGTTTTTCTCTTGTGATGATTGGTGTAATCAGTTCATTTATCGTGAACCTCACCTTTTTACCACCCAAGTTTGAAACGAAAATTTATTATAACTCTTTAAATATTTCAACCGATATTTTTAAATGGTTTAACTTAGTACTCAATGACGCCACAGAGTTCAATTATGTCAAACAAGACTTGGAAAATTTACGCCAAAGGATTGTTAAACTTGAACAATTTCTCGAATTCTATAAAGAGGAACGTGTCTTTACAAAAAAGCAAATCTTTGCTCAAACAAGAAAGAAAATTTTATTTAAAGAAATTGTACTTGCGACTCGTGATGCATATGATGTGCTCAGACGAATGAATCGCTATCAAAACGACTTAGTTCATCTGAATCAAACGTTACGCTTCCAAATCAAGTTAGAAATTGATGAATTGACACAATTTCACGAACAAATTTTAATCAGTATTACGAAAAAGGCCAAATTTGATGTCACCCATGACCAACACTTTGTTCCACATCCGTTGAAAAAAGATATTATTACTGCATTTCGTGAAGAAGTGGTTAACGATTCTCACCCAGACGGGTTTTCTTATGCCAATATTATGCATATTATTTCCGCTTTGGAGGAATATCGCTACAATTTAGAACATTTAGATCGCCTCCGTGTCAGTTACTTCAAATACCATGCCAATGATCCTGAGATTGACATTGTTGAAGAAGACTTCGATCTATAA
- a CDS encoding ISL3 family transposase — protein MLKDTVRQVTELKKKLNLKVSNLKITECLGIQTFKNVQSLFYKGVLTYQPKGCECCGIKNEQHTVIKNGFRSTRVYMGLILERPSYLVLKKQRFYCKACGQTFTAKTPYIEPRCTISNDVKLMVTRKLATVISEKDIANSVLVSPSTVHRYLKDLGEAVKTQPSDILPQHLSFDEFKSTNDVDSSMSFIYCDSITHDIIDILPDRRKFKLEEYFLRFSRKQREGVKSVSIDMYPPYMSLIQSLFPNADIILDRFHIVQAVNREINHSRVKTMNSFKTKEKPKYNKLKRYWKLLLKSPIELDRVHYHSFRLFNTWHSQYSLVQFLLTFDEEFQLTYEAGHHILETLRSNNIEQLEEALQRSKSLNISNGLKRVINTLIKYIPYISNTIQNPHLTNGPIEGINNKIKLIKRVSYGYRNFYNFRNRILIISRLYVSEYKKRTKQQKIAT, from the coding sequence ATGCTAAAAGATACCGTAAGGCAGGTTACAGAACTAAAAAAGAAGCTGAATCTAAAAGTATCAAATTTAAAAATCACTGAATGTTTAGGTATTCAAACCTTCAAGAACGTTCAATCATTGTTTTATAAAGGGGTTTTAACTTATCAACCTAAAGGTTGTGAGTGTTGTGGTATCAAGAATGAGCAACACACAGTTATTAAAAATGGCTTTCGCAGTACAAGAGTGTATATGGGGCTTATTCTTGAAAGGCCTAGTTATCTTGTGTTAAAAAAGCAACGCTTCTATTGTAAAGCTTGTGGTCAAACTTTTACGGCTAAAACACCATATATAGAACCGCGTTGTACAATTTCTAATGACGTAAAACTAATGGTGACGAGAAAGCTCGCCACTGTCATATCTGAAAAAGATATAGCGAATAGTGTTTTAGTTTCACCTTCAACTGTTCATCGGTATTTGAAAGACCTAGGGGAAGCAGTAAAAACACAACCTAGTGATATATTGCCCCAACATTTATCCTTTGATGAATTTAAGTCAACTAATGATGTCGACAGCTCTATGAGCTTTATATACTGTGATAGTATCACGCATGATATTATTGATATCTTGCCAGATCGACGTAAGTTCAAGTTGGAAGAATACTTTTTAAGATTCTCAAGAAAGCAGCGTGAAGGAGTTAAAAGTGTTTCTATTGATATGTATCCACCATACATGTCGCTAATTCAATCATTATTTCCCAATGCAGATATTATCTTAGACCGTTTTCATATTGTTCAAGCGGTTAACCGTGAAATCAATCACAGTCGCGTTAAAACAATGAATAGTTTTAAGACTAAAGAAAAACCCAAGTACAATAAATTAAAACGGTATTGGAAGCTTTTATTAAAATCTCCAATTGAATTAGACAGAGTCCATTATCACTCGTTCAGACTTTTTAATACATGGCATAGTCAGTATAGTTTAGTACAATTCTTGTTAACTTTTGATGAAGAATTCCAATTAACGTATGAAGCAGGACATCATATTCTAGAAACCCTAAGATCAAATAACATTGAACAATTAGAGGAAGCATTACAACGTTCGAAGAGTTTAAATATTTCAAATGGACTCAAACGTGTTATTAACACACTCATAAAATATATACCTTATATTTCAAATACGATTCAAAATCCTCATTTGACCAATGGTCCAATTGAAGGTATTAACAATAAAATAAAGCTTATTAAGCGTGTCTCTTATGGTTATAGAAATTTTTATAACTTTAGAAATAGGATTTTAATTATTTCAAGGTTATACGTAAGTGAATATAAAAAACGTACTAAGCAACAAAAAATTGCCACTTAG
- a CDS encoding IS3 family transposase, protein MCKVLGVSKSGYYDWKKRPTSSQQKRRDRLKKEIYKVYIGNQKRYGSPKITKELMKEGIKVSQRTVTILECQQFPRHFSCVDL, encoded by the coding sequence ATGTGCAAAGTATTAGGTGTTTCAAAAAGTGGATATTATGATTGGAAAAAACGTCCAACTTCATCACAACAAAAGAGACGTGATAGATTAAAAAAGGAAATCTATAAAGTTTATATTGGAAATCAAAAAAGGTACGGCAGTCCAAAAATCACAAAAGAACTGATGAAAGAAGGAATAAAGGTTTCACAGCGTACAGTAACAATATTGGAATGTCAACAGTTTCCTAGACACTTTTCATGTGTAGATCTTTAA
- a CDS encoding ISL3 family transposase yields the protein MYNDISEMIGIKVSNLKITECLGIQTFKNVQSLFYKGVLTYQPKGCECCGIKNEQHTVIKNGFRSTRVYMGLILERPSYLVLKKQRFYCKACGQTFTAKTPYIEPRCTISNDVKLMVTRKLATVISEKDIANSVLVSPSTVHRYLKDLGEAVKTQPSDILPQHLSFDEFKSTNDVDSSMSFIYCDSITHDIIDILPDRRKFKLEEYFLRFSRKQREGVKSVSIDMYPPYMSLIQSLFPNADIILDRFHIVQAVNREINHSRVKTMNSFKTKEKPKYNKLKRYWKLLLKSPIELDRVHYHSFRLFNTWHSQYSLVQFLLTFDEEFQLTYEAGHHILETLRSNNIEQLEEALQRSKSLNISNGLKRVVNTLIKYIPYISNTIQNPHLTNGPIEGINNKIKLIKRVSYGYRNFYNFRNRILIISRLYVSEYKKRTKQQKIAT from the coding sequence ATGTATAATGATATATCAGAAATGATTGGAATAAAAGTATCAAATTTAAAAATCACTGAATGTTTAGGTATTCAAACCTTCAAGAACGTTCAATCATTGTTTTATAAAGGGGTTTTAACTTATCAACCTAAAGGTTGTGAGTGTTGTGGTATCAAGAATGAGCAACACACAGTTATTAAAAATGGCTTTCGCAGTACAAGAGTGTATATGGGGCTTATTCTTGAAAGGCCTAGTTATCTTGTGTTAAAAAAGCAACGCTTCTATTGTAAAGCTTGTGGTCAAACTTTTACGGCTAAAACACCATATATAGAACCGCGTTGTACAATTTCTAATGACGTAAAACTAATGGTGACGAGAAAGCTCGCCACTGTCATATCTGAAAAAGATATAGCGAATAGTGTTTTAGTTTCACCTTCAACTGTTCATCGGTATTTGAAAGACCTAGGGGAAGCAGTAAAAACACAACCTAGTGATATATTGCCCCAACATTTATCCTTTGATGAATTTAAGTCAACTAATGATGTCGACAGCTCTATGAGCTTTATATACTGTGATAGTATCACGCATGATATTATTGATATCTTGCCAGATCGACGTAAGTTCAAGTTGGAAGAATACTTTTTAAGATTCTCAAGAAAGCAGCGTGAAGGAGTTAAAAGTGTTTCTATTGATATGTATCCACCATACATGTCGCTAATTCAATCATTATTTCCCAATGCAGATATTATCTTAGACCGTTTTCATATTGTTCAAGCGGTTAACCGTGAAATCAATCACAGTCGCGTTAAAACAATGAATAGTTTTAAGACTAAAGAAAAACCCAAGTACAATAAATTAAAACGGTATTGGAAGCTTTTATTAAAATCTCCAATTGAATTAGACAGAGTCCATTATCACTCGTTCAGACTTTTTAATACATGGCATAGTCAGTATAGTTTAGTACAATTCTTGTTAACTTTTGATGAAGAATTCCAATTAACGTATGAAGCAGGACATCATATTCTAGAAACCCTAAGATCAAATAACATTGAACAATTAGAGGAAGCATTACAACGTTCGAAGAGTTTAAATATTTCAAATGGACTCAAACGTGTTGTTAACACACTCATAAAATATATACCTTATATTTCAAATACGATTCAAAATCCTCATTTGACCAATGGTCCAATTGAAGGTATTAACAATAAAATAAAGCTTATTAAGCGTGTCTCTTATGGTTATAGAAATTTTTATAACTTTAGAAATAGGATTTTAATTATTTCAAGGTTATACGTAAGTGAATATAAAAAACGTACTAAGCAACAAAAAATTGCCACTTAG
- a CDS encoding phosphoglycerate dehydrogenase, which produces MLVVSLMRLDEEETRLKEAFPEVDFKFYKHPSELPVDLQEQMDVVISYHPEVDAQFIKQSPRLKWIAWYATGVNSLPFETLKEKGIQLTNAGGVHAQQLTEFLFAYILDDYKALKEAYAEQQQKVYNNKRITASLNEQRILFLGTGRIPQRSAQVAQTFGMKTIGLNTTGHPADYFDETYPLSERQQHFAQADIVVNLLPETEETYHLLSEIDFEAMNDHTLFVNLGRGTITPESVIIDSLKSKKIRKAYLDVFEKEPLDEQSELYTLDNVYMTPHISGNRSDNKKRATDIFSRNLTSFLKDNKLVENVVNANKGY; this is translated from the coding sequence ATGTTAGTAGTAAGCTTAATGCGTTTAGACGAAGAAGAAACACGGTTAAAAGAAGCATTTCCTGAGGTGGATTTTAAGTTTTATAAACATCCGTCTGAATTACCCGTTGATTTACAAGAACAAATGGATGTGGTCATATCGTATCATCCAGAAGTAGATGCGCAATTTATCAAACAATCACCTCGTTTGAAATGGATTGCTTGGTATGCTACAGGAGTCAATAGCTTACCTTTTGAAACTTTAAAAGAGAAGGGGATTCAACTTACTAATGCTGGAGGTGTACACGCACAGCAATTAACTGAGTTTTTGTTTGCTTATATTCTTGATGATTACAAAGCATTGAAAGAAGCTTATGCAGAGCAACAGCAGAAAGTATACAATAACAAGCGAATCACCGCATCTTTAAACGAACAACGTATTTTGTTTTTAGGGACAGGTCGGATTCCACAACGCTCAGCACAAGTCGCACAGACATTTGGCATGAAAACAATTGGGTTAAACACAACAGGTCATCCAGCAGACTATTTTGATGAAACCTATCCATTATCAGAACGTCAGCAACATTTTGCTCAAGCAGATATCGTCGTGAATTTATTACCTGAAACTGAAGAAACGTATCATCTTTTATCTGAAATTGATTTTGAGGCAATGAATGATCATACACTTTTTGTCAATTTAGGAAGAGGGACAATTACACCTGAATCTGTGATTATTGATAGTCTAAAAAGTAAAAAAATTCGCAAAGCGTATTTAGATGTATTTGAAAAAGAACCATTAGACGAACAATCGGAACTTTACACTTTGGACAATGTTTATATGACGCCACATATTTCAGGAAATCGTTCAGACAACAAAAAAAGAGCGACTGACATATTCTCACGCAATTTAACATCCTTTCTCAAGGATAATAAGCTTGTTGAGAATGTCGTAAATGCGAACAAAGGATACTAA
- the perR gene encoding peroxide-responsive transcriptional repressor PerR produces MTTELESHDHQLKESIASLREAGVRITPQRQAILNYLIKADTHPTADEIYQSLSPDFPNISVATIYNNLKVFKKTGIVKELTYGDASSRFDFETHNHYHVICEKCGKIVDFHYPLLHEVEQLAQHVTDFDVTHHRMEIYGVCQSCKEAEKEA; encoded by the coding sequence ATGACTACTGAATTGGAATCACATGATCATCAATTAAAAGAGTCGATAGCGTCTTTACGTGAAGCGGGCGTTCGTATTACACCTCAACGCCAAGCGATATTAAATTATTTAATCAAGGCAGATACACATCCAACTGCTGATGAAATTTATCAATCATTATCACCTGACTTCCCAAATATTAGCGTTGCAACGATTTATAATAACCTTAAAGTTTTTAAAAAAACGGGTATTGTAAAAGAGTTAACTTATGGAGATGCGTCAAGTCGTTTTGATTTTGAAACACATAATCATTATCATGTGATTTGTGAAAAGTGTGGAAAAATAGTTGATTTTCATTATCCTCTACTACATGAAGTTGAACAACTTGCACAGCATGTCACTGATTTTGATGTCACACATCACAGAATGGAGATTTATGGTGTTTGTCAATCCTGTAAAGAAGCTGAAAAAGAAGCATAA
- a CDS encoding IS3 family transposase (programmed frameshift): MTRERRTFSSEFKLQMVRLYENGKPRNEIVREYDLTPSALGKWIKQHQNTGSFHHQDNLSDDEKELIKLRKEVQHLKMENDIFKASSADHGTKIEIIQKNAHQYSVSAMCKVLKIPRSTYYESIKRNTQSQKDDDLELEKIIIDTFNSNRKSFGTRRIKNKLNDKGLTVSRRKIGRIMKKYNLVSVYTKAKYKNHPKETNEKLIKNHLNRTFNREQPMDALVSDLTYVKVADRWHYICLFIDLFNREIVGYSAGKNKDANLVVKAISKINHNLKQIALFHTDRGKEFDNKLIDEVLKTFEIERSLSTKGCPYDNAVAEATMKALKTEFVKQMKFENLEQLETELFDYVNWYNNFRPHSSLQYLTPVAFKDLHMKSV; this comes from the exons ATGACAAGAGAAAGAAGAACATTTAGTTCAGAGTTTAAGTTACAAATGGTTAGATTATATGAAAATGGTAAACCTAGGAATGAAATTGTACGCGAGTATGATTTAACACCTTCGGCATTAGGAAAATGGATAAAACAACATCAAAACACCGGTTCATTTCATCATCAAGATAACTTATCAGATGATGAAAAAGAGCTGATTAAATTACGCAAAGAAGTTCAACATTTAAAAATGGAGAATGATATTT TTAAAGCAAGCAGCGCTGATCATGGGACGAAAATAGAAATCATTCAAAAGAATGCGCATCAATATTCAGTATCAGCAATGTGTAAAGTCCTGAAAATACCAAGAAGCACTTACTATGAATCAATAAAAAGAAATACTCAAAGCCAAAAAGATGATGATTTAGAATTAGAAAAAATTATTATAGATACGTTTAATTCGAATAGAAAAAGCTTTGGTACAAGACGAATTAAGAATAAATTAAACGACAAAGGTCTCACTGTATCCAGACGAAAGATTGGTCGTATCATGAAAAAATATAATCTAGTTTCTGTTTATACGAAAGCTAAATATAAAAATCATCCAAAAGAAACAAATGAAAAACTAATTAAAAATCATTTAAATCGCACTTTTAATAGAGAACAACCAATGGATGCATTGGTAAGTGATTTAACCTATGTAAAAGTAGCAGATAGATGGCATTATATATGTTTATTTATTGATCTCTTCAATAGAGAAATTGTTGGTTACAGTGCAGGTAAAAATAAGGATGCAAATTTAGTGGTGAAAGCAATTAGTAAAATTAATCATAACCTAAAACAAATCGCACTATTTCATACAGATAGAGGTAAAGAATTTGATAACAAATTGATAGATGAAGTATTAAAGACTTTTGAAATCGAACGTTCATTAAGTACTAAAGGTTGTCCTTATGATAACGCAGTTGCAGAAGCAACGATGAAAGCACTAAAAACCGAATTTGTAAAACAGATGAAATTTGAAAACCTAGAACAGTTAGAGACAGAATTATTTGATTATGTAAATTGGTACAACAATTTTAGACCACATTCTTCATTACAGTATTTAACACCAGTGGCGTTTAAAGATCTACACATGAAAAGTGTCTAG
- a CDS encoding glutamate-1-semialdehyde 2,1-aminomutase, whose product MNFSQSEQLQKLSNEYILGGVNSPSRSYKAVGGGAPVVMKSGKGAYLYDVDGNQYIDYLQAYGPIITGHAHPHITQAIQEQAAQGVLFGTPTELEIDFARKLRHAIPSLEKIRFVNSGTEAVMTTIRVARAYTKRDKIIKFAGCYHGHSDLVLVAAGSGPSQLGSPDSAGVPKSVAQEVITVPFNHIEAFKEAMSYWGDQVAAVLVEPIVGNFGMVEPVPGFLEEVNRITHEYGGLVIYDEVITAFRFHYGAAQDLLGVYPDLTAFGKIIGGGLPIGGYGGRQEIMEQVAPLGPAYQAGTMAGNPLSMKAGIALLEVLEQPGVYEKLDQLGARLEAGLQDAIAQYQIKATINRVRGALTLYFTDEKVTHYNQADASDSALFAKFFKLMLHQGINLAPSKYEAWFLTTEHTIADIDKTIEAVRYAFSQL is encoded by the coding sequence ATGAATTTCAGTCAAAGCGAACAATTACAAAAACTATCCAATGAATATATTTTAGGTGGCGTTAACTCACCTTCACGTTCATATAAGGCTGTGGGAGGTGGTGCACCTGTCGTAATGAAATCTGGTAAGGGCGCTTATTTATATGATGTCGATGGCAATCAATATATTGACTATTTACAAGCTTATGGTCCAATTATCACAGGACATGCACACCCACACATTACACAAGCGATTCAAGAGCAAGCCGCACAAGGGGTATTATTTGGCACACCGACAGAACTTGAAATTGATTTTGCCCGCAAATTAAGACATGCCATTCCTTCGTTAGAAAAAATACGTTTTGTAAATTCCGGGACAGAAGCAGTCATGACAACGATACGTGTCGCGAGAGCTTATACGAAAAGAGATAAAATTATAAAATTTGCCGGCTGTTACCACGGTCATTCTGACTTAGTCCTCGTTGCGGCTGGAAGTGGTCCTTCTCAATTAGGTTCACCTGACTCTGCGGGTGTCCCAAAAAGTGTCGCTCAAGAAGTGATTACTGTGCCATTTAATCATATTGAAGCGTTTAAAGAGGCTATGTCATATTGGGGCGATCAAGTTGCGGCTGTATTAGTTGAACCCATTGTTGGGAATTTCGGAATGGTTGAACCCGTACCTGGGTTTTTAGAAGAAGTTAATCGCATCACGCATGAATACGGAGGTCTCGTTATATACGATGAAGTCATCACTGCTTTTCGTTTTCATTATGGTGCAGCACAAGATTTATTAGGTGTTTATCCTGACTTAACTGCTTTTGGTAAAATCATCGGAGGTGGCTTACCTATTGGAGGCTATGGGGGCCGTCAAGAAATTATGGAGCAAGTTGCCCCTCTTGGCCCTGCCTATCAAGCCGGAACAATGGCTGGAAATCCATTATCTATGAAAGCAGGTATTGCGCTGCTAGAAGTTCTGGAACAACCCGGAGTATATGAAAAATTGGATCAACTTGGTGCAAGATTAGAAGCTGGTTTACAAGATGCAATCGCACAATATCAAATTAAAGCTACGATTAACCGTGTTCGTGGCGCTTTAACACTTTATTTCACCGATGAAAAAGTTACGCATTATAATCAAGCCGATGCATCTGACAGCGCATTATTCGCAAAATTTTTCAAGCTTATGCTGCATCAAGGAATCAATTTAGCACCTTCAAAATATGAAGCATGGTTCTTAACGACTGAACATACGATAGCAGATATTGATAAAACCATTGAAGCCGTCCGTTATGCTTTCAGTCAATTGTAA
- a CDS encoding SAP domain-containing protein, which produces MKAKQRDKDLFLNKFPNCRIIIETTGTTNYQGTEYNGSIIASFEEIAFVCEKKNFIYVIPWSDINSVSSKKTFMTNNIYLTYDDSSKNLTFKFTNVESVTAIEVLSRAVNEHKMMLKAHDDLLYSKEKEIVFLEKDLNRIKSELDYTNNELKKGNVSEIKPNEIQKTPLQKEKTTPKTELKIDDVHTKEDELIEEANTNKNEHVQHVEIKSDSTQETELNVYDILILHLNNKRIVGKELTNHYLLIEKQIDTMFHIENLLKNGVLSIKSDFNHSLSYLKVPELKSILKDNGLKVSGNKPELMKRIKEDIKEEDVNLPKIYIATHAGEKIIENTNYVLHFFYQPYIINLSVAHKLVKNQYNIDDKIEFIYLKLIENKKQDSHSLKSVVQRLTHYYKTIKKDKSVIRKFTNYAIYLEFIQGLEHFEFNIKYRSIKGSLLEIFYIDTESLEYYEDLILVEDINLNVLKKLFFADVSSFVYADKNICDDFCDILFCHVNRNTNISINQLPAIRNYISSE; this is translated from the coding sequence ATGAAAGCTAAACAAAGGGATAAAGATTTATTTTTGAATAAATTTCCTAATTGCAGAATCATCATAGAAACAACTGGAACAACAAATTACCAAGGAACAGAATACAATGGTTCAATTATAGCTTCTTTTGAAGAGATAGCTTTCGTGTGTGAAAAAAAGAATTTTATATATGTAATTCCATGGTCGGATATAAACTCTGTTTCTTCCAAAAAAACATTTATGACTAATAACATTTATTTAACTTATGATGATTCATCTAAGAATTTAACATTTAAATTCACTAATGTTGAGTCTGTGACTGCTATAGAAGTTTTATCTCGAGCAGTTAATGAACATAAAATGATGTTAAAAGCACATGATGATTTATTATACTCCAAGGAAAAAGAAATCGTCTTTTTAGAAAAAGATCTAAACAGAATTAAATCCGAACTAGACTATACTAACAATGAATTAAAAAAAGGAAATGTTAGTGAAATCAAACCAAATGAAATTCAAAAAACACCTCTTCAAAAAGAAAAAACAACTCCAAAAACTGAATTAAAAATCGATGATGTACATACAAAAGAGGACGAATTAATTGAAGAAGCAAACACAAACAAAAATGAGCATGTCCAACATGTAGAAATAAAATCGGATTCAACTCAAGAAACTGAACTAAATGTTTATGATATTTTGATCCTTCACTTAAACAATAAGAGAATAGTGGGAAAAGAGTTAACAAATCATTATTTATTAATAGAAAAGCAAATTGATACAATGTTTCACATTGAAAATTTGCTAAAAAATGGTGTATTATCCATTAAGTCTGATTTTAACCACTCTTTAAGTTATTTAAAAGTTCCCGAATTAAAATCTATATTGAAAGATAACGGGCTTAAAGTCAGTGGCAATAAACCTGAACTAATGAAACGGATTAAAGAAGATATTAAAGAAGAGGACGTAAACTTACCCAAAATTTACATTGCTACACATGCGGGTGAAAAGATAATTGAAAATACAAATTACGTTCTTCACTTTTTTTATCAACCTTATATAATAAACTTGTCGGTTGCACATAAATTAGTCAAAAACCAGTATAACATTGACGATAAAATTGAATTTATTTATTTAAAATTGATCGAAAATAAAAAACAAGATTCACATAGTTTAAAAAGTGTTGTTCAGAGATTAACTCACTATTACAAAACAATTAAGAAAGACAAATCAGTGATTCGTAAATTTACAAATTATGCAATATATTTAGAATTTATTCAAGGACTTGAACATTTCGAATTCAACATAAAATATAGGTCGATAAAAGGAAGCCTATTAGAAATTTTTTACATCGATACTGAAAGTCTTGAATATTACGAAGATTTGATTTTGGTAGAAGATATTAACTTAAATGTGTTAAAAAAACTATTTTTCGCTGATGTGTCCTCGTTTGTATATGCAGACAAGAATATCTGTGATGATTTTTGTGACATCTTATTTTGTCATGTTAATAGAAATACCAATATTTCTATTAATCAATTACCAGCAATTAGAAATTACATTTCATCTGAATAA